The DNA window GCGGGCAATCATTTACCTGCGCCGCGCCGCTGTTATCCACCAGAATCTTCGAGGAAACATCTTTTGTCATACCGGTGCAGACGATGTGCACATGACCGTGAAAGTTTGCCGGTACCTGTATCTGCACCTTGCTGGCGCAACCCAGCAGAACGATGCCGGACACCGCCAGCGCCGAGACAACGTGATGCTTTCGAAGATGAGCCGCAGGGGATTTCATACGCGTACCCACTACGCTATCATGCGCTTGCTCTACAATTGCGGTGCAAATCAGAGAGGACTCCACGTGCCACTTCATCCGGCTTTCGTCACTACCGCTCTTGAGCTTCCGGGGTATCGCATTGTCCGCAGCCTTGGGCTGGTGCGGGGTATCGTAGTGCGGTCGCGTTCCGTGTTCGGGACTATCGGCGCCAGTCTGCAGACGCTGGTGGGCGGCGACATTACACTGTTCACCAATCTTTGCGAACGCACACGGCAGGATGCTCTGCTGCGCATGGAAGAACATGC is part of the Terriglobus sp. RCC_193 genome and encodes:
- a CDS encoding YbjQ family protein, which gives rise to MPLHPAFVTTALELPGYRIVRSLGLVRGIVVRSRSVFGTIGASLQTLVGGDITLFTNLCERTRQDALLRMEEHAVAMGANAVVAFRYDANEVMQGVTEVLAYGTAVVVEPLS